The Xenopus laevis strain J_2021 chromosome 5L, Xenopus_laevis_v10.1, whole genome shotgun sequence genome has a segment encoding these proteins:
- the LOC108716466 gene encoding uncharacterized protein C1orf115 homolog, with protein MAGGYKLKRRKKGKYRKLRPEEGNKGTCIEGGGEETQERQVPLGTESEGGKKKNKKGKKSSSKKVHVTPLQDRYEPLEEAEEKESPQEKSYRRKQKVKKYAKNVGKAVRTGCRYLLIGIQGLANAYTSPVSMTSVVLSSMTR; from the exons ATGGCGGGGGGCTACAAGCTGAAACGCAGAAAGAAGGGCAAGTACCGGAAGCTGCGCCCCGAGGAGGGTAATAAGGGCACCTGTATAGAGGGGGGAGGGGAGGAGACACAGGAGCGGCAGGTACCACTGGGCACAGAGTCCGAGGGggggaagaagaagaacaagaagGGGAAGAAGAGCAGCAGTAAGAAGGTGCATGTGACTCCCCTGCAGGACAGGTACGAGCCCCTGGAGGAGGCGGAGGAAAAGGAGAGCCCCCAGGAGAAATCATACAGGAGAAAGCAGAAAGTAAAGAAATATGCCAAG AATGTGGGGAAGGCTGTGCGCACCGGCTGCAGATACCTGCTGATCGGAATCCAGGGACTGGCCAATGCCTACACTAGTCCAGTGAGCATGACTTCTGTTGTGCTGTCATCTATGACTCGCTAG